Proteins found in one Borreliella valaisiana VS116 genomic segment:
- the bmpD gene encoding nucleoside ABC transporter substrate-binding protein BmpD, producing MLKRIYYLLYLLFIISCSGSDDGNSESKTVSLIVDGAFDDKGFNESSSKAIRKLKADFNINIIEKASTGNSYLGDISNLEDGNSNLIWGIGFKLSDTLLQRAHENVSISYAIIEGVYNEIQIPKNLLNISFRSEEVAFLAGYFASKASKTGKIGFIGGVKGKVLESFMYGYEAGAKYANSNIKVVSQYVGTFGDFGLGRSTASNMYRDGVDIIFAAAGLSGIGVIEAAKELGPDHYIIGVDQDQAYLAPKNVLISAVKKVDSLMYSLTKKYLETGVWDGGKTILFGLKEDGLGLVLNENLKSEYFEIYEKSLKIGQSIINGIIRAPYDKVSYDNFVLQIEN from the coding sequence GTGTTAAAAAGAATTTATTATTTATTATATTTATTATTTATTATTTCTTGTTCTGGCTCTGATGATGGTAATTCAGAATCAAAAACAGTTTCGCTTATAGTTGATGGTGCTTTTGATGATAAAGGATTTAATGAAAGTTCTTCTAAGGCGATAAGAAAATTAAAGGCAGATTTTAATATAAATATAATTGAAAAAGCATCTACAGGTAATTCTTATTTGGGAGATATTTCAAATTTAGAAGATGGTAATTCAAATTTGATTTGGGGAATTGGATTTAAATTGTCAGATACTCTTTTGCAAAGAGCTCATGAGAACGTTTCCATTAGTTATGCAATCATAGAAGGGGTTTATAATGAAATTCAAATACCCAAAAATCTTCTTAATATTAGTTTTAGATCCGAAGAGGTGGCTTTTTTAGCAGGATATTTTGCGTCAAAGGCTTCTAAAACAGGTAAGATTGGATTTATTGGAGGAGTGAAAGGAAAAGTTTTGGAATCTTTTATGTATGGATACGAAGCTGGTGCTAAGTATGCAAATTCCAATATTAAAGTGGTCTCTCAATATGTTGGCACATTTGGAGACTTTGGACTTGGTCGTTCAACAGCATCTAATATGTATCGAGATGGGGTTGATATTATATTTGCAGCCGCAGGGCTTTCTGGTATAGGAGTAATTGAGGCTGCAAAAGAATTAGGGCCTGATCATTATATTATTGGAGTCGATCAGGATCAAGCATATCTTGCTCCTAAGAATGTTCTTATTTCTGCTGTAAAGAAAGTTGATTCATTGATGTATAGTTTAACAAAAAAGTATTTAGAAACTGGAGTTTGGGATGGGGGCAAGACCATTTTGTTTGGGCTTAAAGAAGATGGGCTTGGTTTGGTTTTAAATGAAAATTTAAAATCAGAGTATTTTGAGATTTATGAAAAATCATTGAAAATTGGGCAAAGCATAATTAATGGTATAATAAGAGCGCCTTATGACAAGGTATCTTATGATAACTTTGTTTTGCAAATAGAAAATTAA
- the rpsL gene encoding 30S ribosomal protein S12: MPTINQLIRKPRKSQTEKTASPALQNCPQRRGICTRVMTVTPKKPNSALRKVARVRLSNGFEVTAYIPGIGHNLQEHSVVLIRGGRVKDLPGVRYHIVRGAKDTLGVNNRKKGRSKYGTKKPKA; encoded by the coding sequence ATGCCTACAATTAATCAATTAATTAGAAAGCCTAGAAAAAGTCAAACGGAGAAGACCGCATCTCCTGCGCTTCAAAATTGCCCTCAAAGAAGAGGAATTTGTACGCGTGTAATGACCGTAACACCCAAAAAGCCTAATTCAGCTTTAAGAAAAGTAGCACGTGTTAGACTTTCAAATGGGTTTGAAGTAACAGCATATATTCCAGGAATTGGTCATAATTTACAAGAACATTCCGTGGTTTTAATTAGAGGTGGTCGAGTTAAAGATTTACCTGGAGTAAGGTACCATATTGTTCGAGGAGCCAAGGATACTCTTGGTGTTAATAATAGGAAAAAGGGTAGATCTAAGTATGGAACAAAAAAACCTAAAGCTTAA
- the bmpC gene encoding nucleoside ABC transporter substrate-binding protein BmpC, which translates to MFKRFIFIVLPLLVLACFKSNKKSIKSDKVVIGVLANGSFHDKGYNQSVHDGVVKLRDDFGVKLITKSLRPYPIEGKRLLTVDEAMTEDAYEIQKNPLNLFWLIGYKFSGLSVKLSYERPDIYYGIIDAFDYGDIKVPKNSLAIKFRNEEAAFLAGYIAAKMSKRGKIGFLTGPVSEYLNDFKFGFKAGIFYANPKLRLVSKKAPSLFDKEKGKEMARFMYKEDKVGVIFPIAGITGLGVFDAAKELGPKYYVVGLNQDQSYIAPQNVITSILKDISKVIYSVSSDYIKNGVFKGGVVIDRGLKEGVIEIVKDPDVLNNRLVDEIVDLENKIISGEIIVPDSEYAFDLFKSKL; encoded by the coding sequence TTGTTTAAAAGATTTATTTTTATTGTTTTACCTTTATTAGTATTGGCTTGTTTTAAATCTAATAAAAAGTCTATTAAATCTGATAAAGTTGTTATAGGTGTTTTGGCTAATGGTAGCTTTCATGATAAAGGCTATAATCAAAGTGTTCATGATGGTGTTGTAAAACTTAGAGATGATTTTGGAGTAAAACTTATAACTAAATCTTTAAGGCCTTACCCTATTGAGGGTAAAAGACTTCTTACTGTTGATGAAGCAATGACAGAAGATGCTTATGAAATTCAAAAAAATCCTTTAAATCTTTTTTGGTTGATTGGATACAAATTTTCCGGTTTGTCGGTTAAGCTTTCGTATGAACGTCCAGATATTTATTATGGGATTATAGATGCTTTTGATTATGGTGATATTAAGGTTCCTAAGAATTCTTTGGCCATTAAGTTTAGAAATGAAGAGGCTGCATTTTTAGCTGGATATATTGCTGCTAAGATGAGTAAAAGGGGAAAGATTGGATTTTTAACAGGCCCTGTAAGCGAATATTTAAATGATTTTAAGTTTGGTTTTAAGGCTGGAATTTTTTATGCTAATCCCAAATTAAGATTAGTTTCTAAAAAAGCACCCTCTCTTTTTGATAAAGAGAAAGGCAAAGAAATGGCTCGGTTCATGTACAAAGAGGATAAAGTAGGTGTTATTTTCCCAATAGCCGGTATAACTGGGCTTGGAGTTTTTGACGCTGCTAAGGAACTTGGACCTAAATATTATGTTGTTGGTTTAAATCAAGATCAATCGTATATTGCGCCTCAAAATGTTATTACTTCAATACTTAAGGATATTAGTAAGGTTATTTATTCTGTTTCATCAGATTATATAAAAAACGGAGTTTTTAAGGGTGGAGTTGTTATTGATCGAGGATTAAAAGAAGGAGTAATAGAAATTGTTAAGGATCCTGATGTTTTAAATAATAGACTAGTCGATGAAATTGTTGATCTAGAAAATAAAATAATAAGTGGAGAAATTATTGTTCCTGATAGTGAGTATGCATTTGATTTATTTAAATCAAAGTTATAA
- the rpsG gene encoding 30S ribosomal protein S7 translates to MSRKNKKIKKKIFIDTRYNSRIVAKFANRMMYDGKKSISENILYSSIDLLADKLEDSDKMAVFYKALDNIKPLVEVRSRRVGGATYQVPVEVREERREALAMKWIIFAARKSSGKSMKEKLSNELLNAYNSTGAAFKKKEDTHRMAEANKAFTHYRW, encoded by the coding sequence ATGTCAAGAAAAAATAAAAAAATCAAAAAGAAAATTTTTATTGATACCAGGTATAATTCTAGAATTGTTGCAAAGTTTGCAAACAGGATGATGTATGATGGAAAAAAATCAATAAGCGAGAATATACTTTATAGTTCGATTGATTTGCTTGCTGATAAGCTTGAAGATAGTGATAAAATGGCTGTTTTTTATAAAGCTTTAGATAATATTAAACCGTTGGTAGAAGTAAGAAGTAGACGAGTGGGTGGTGCTACATATCAAGTTCCTGTTGAAGTTAGAGAAGAGAGAAGAGAGGCTTTGGCTATGAAGTGGATTATTTTTGCTGCTAGAAAATCTAGTGGTAAGTCTATGAAGGAGAAGTTGTCAAACGAACTTTTAAATGCATATAATTCTACTGGAGCTGCCTTTAAGAAGAAAGAAGATACTCATAGAATGGCTGAAGCAAATAAAGCTTTTACTCATTATAGATGGTAA
- the bmpA gene encoding nucleoside ABC transporter substrate-binding protein BmpA: MSKLLLLILFESIIFLSCSGKGSLEGGIPKVSVIIDGTFDDKSFNESALNGIKKVKEEFKVEFVLKESSSNSYLSDLEGLKDTGSNLIWLIGYRFSDVAKVVSLQNSEVKYAIIDPVYSNEPIPANLVGMTFRAQEGAFLTGYIASKVSKTGKIGFLGGIKSEIVDAFRYGYEAGAKYANKDIKIFTHYIGSFADLEASRSIAIKMYSDGIDIIHHAAGLGGIGAIEVAKELGSGHYIIGVDEDQSYLAPDNVITSSTKDVGRALNIFTSNYLKTNTFEGGKLINYGLKEGVVGFVRNPKMIPFELEKEIDSISSKIINKEVIVPYNKESYEKFLKEFI, translated from the coding sequence ATGAGTAAATTGTTGTTATTAATTTTGTTTGAAAGTATTATTTTTTTATCTTGTAGTGGTAAGGGTAGTCTTGAGGGTGGAATTCCTAAGGTTTCTGTAATAATTGATGGAACTTTTGATGATAAATCTTTTAATGAGAGCGCTTTAAATGGTATAAAAAAGGTTAAAGAAGAATTTAAAGTTGAGTTTGTTTTAAAAGAATCTTCATCAAATTCTTATTTATCTGATCTTGAGGGGCTTAAAGATACAGGCTCAAATTTAATTTGGCTTATTGGGTATAGATTTAGCGATGTAGCCAAGGTTGTTTCTTTGCAAAATTCAGAAGTGAAATATGCAATTATTGACCCTGTTTATTCTAATGAGCCTATTCCTGCGAATTTAGTAGGTATGACTTTTAGAGCTCAAGAAGGCGCGTTTTTGACAGGTTATATTGCTTCAAAAGTTTCTAAAACAGGTAAAATTGGGTTTTTAGGGGGAATAAAGAGCGAGATAGTAGATGCTTTCAGGTATGGGTATGAAGCCGGTGCTAAGTATGCCAATAAAGATATAAAAATATTTACTCATTATATTGGTAGTTTTGCCGACCTTGAGGCTAGTAGAAGCATTGCAATTAAAATGTATTCTGATGGGATAGACATTATTCATCATGCTGCAGGTCTTGGAGGGATTGGTGCTATTGAAGTTGCAAAAGAACTTGGTTCTGGGCATTACATTATTGGAGTTGATGAAGATCAATCATATCTTGCTCCTGATAATGTTATTACATCTTCAACTAAAGATGTTGGTAGAGCTTTAAATATTTTTACATCTAACTATTTAAAAACTAATACTTTCGAAGGTGGAAAATTAATAAATTATGGCCTTAAAGAAGGAGTTGTAGGGTTTGTAAGAAATCCCAAGATGATTCCCTTTGAACTTGAAAAAGAAATCGATAGTATTTCTAGTAAAATAATCAATAAAGAAGTTATTGTTCCATATAATAAAGAAAGTTATGAAAAATTTCTTAAAGAATTTATTTGA